The following proteins come from a genomic window of Natronosalvus vescus:
- a CDS encoding ribbon-helix-helix domain-containing protein, protein MAKDTVRYPDDVVEEIDALVDDGMFESKSEFYRFSAEYVLTLLNPDHEVETFNFDEIKNELNIHQPPHTEPIGTDGGTFFLDAIITVRKFGLRGNYEDAERFIDTHYDQTDQECIILEELLGTYRDGANA, encoded by the coding sequence ATGGCCAAAGATACCGTCAGATATCCCGACGACGTGGTCGAGGAGATCGACGCACTCGTCGACGACGGTATGTTCGAGAGCAAATCGGAGTTTTACCGATTCTCCGCGGAGTACGTCCTGACGCTGCTCAATCCCGACCACGAAGTCGAGACGTTCAATTTCGACGAAATCAAAAACGAGTTGAACATCCATCAGCCCCCACACACCGAACCCATCGGCACCGACGGCGGTACGTTCTTCCTCGATGCGATCATCACCGTCCGGAAGTTCGGCCTCCGGGGCAACTACGAGGACGCCGAACGGTTCATCGACACCCACTACGATCAGACCGATCAGGAGTGTATCATCCTCGAGGAACTGCTCGGCACGTATCGGGACGGGGCGAACGCCTGA
- a CDS encoding DUF5816 domain-containing protein, translating to MQPVVIDDGRTVYVAETDGDIGSKGPFLIAYESRNRESRYGWFCTNCETVDTAMDSMGRIQCNQCGNLRKPTEWDAAHE from the coding sequence ATGCAACCGGTTGTGATCGACGACGGTCGGACGGTCTACGTGGCGGAGACCGACGGGGACATCGGCTCGAAGGGGCCGTTTCTGATCGCCTACGAGAGCCGTAACCGCGAGTCACGCTACGGCTGGTTCTGTACGAACTGTGAGACGGTGGACACCGCGATGGATTCGATGGGACGTATCCAGTGTAACCAGTGTGGAAACCTGCGGAAACCGACCGAGTGGGACGCTGCCCACGAATGA
- a CDS encoding aminopeptidase, whose product MDPRIREHAEIIVNHSVDVQRGDNVRISAPPLARDLVIALHELLGERGAHPSLSLRDSAATRAYRRAVDPEDLECPSHVLAAAEETDVFIAIRASENTYETSDVDPEVTAAFGQAYKPIQDEVMGKRWVGTQFPAPGNAQDAEMSTEAYEEFVWNAITKDWDAQREFQQQLVEILDPAETVRIKSGEETDLTMSIAGNPTVNDYGEKNLPGGEVFTAPIPDSVEGEVLFDKPLMAQGREITGVYLEFEDGEVVDHAAEKNEDVLSTVLETDDGARRIGELGIGMNRDITAFTYNMLFDEKMGDTVHLAIGRAYEETVGEDNEGNDSAVHMDMIVDMSEDSFIEVDGEVVQRDGTFRFEDGFEA is encoded by the coding sequence ATGGATCCACGCATCCGCGAACACGCCGAAATCATCGTCAATCACTCCGTCGACGTGCAACGAGGCGACAACGTGCGAATCAGCGCCCCGCCGCTCGCTCGCGACCTCGTGATCGCCCTCCACGAACTCCTCGGTGAGCGAGGTGCCCACCCGTCCCTCTCGCTTCGAGACAGCGCCGCGACCCGCGCATACCGACGAGCCGTCGACCCGGAGGATCTCGAGTGTCCGAGCCACGTCCTCGCCGCCGCCGAGGAGACGGACGTGTTCATCGCGATCCGGGCGTCCGAGAACACGTACGAGACGAGCGACGTCGATCCCGAGGTGACCGCCGCCTTCGGCCAGGCCTACAAGCCGATTCAGGACGAGGTCATGGGCAAGCGGTGGGTGGGCACCCAGTTCCCCGCGCCGGGGAACGCCCAGGACGCCGAGATGAGTACCGAGGCATACGAGGAGTTCGTCTGGAACGCGATCACCAAAGACTGGGACGCCCAGCGTGAGTTCCAGCAGCAACTCGTCGAGATTCTCGATCCCGCGGAGACGGTGCGGATCAAAAGCGGCGAGGAGACCGACCTCACCATGTCCATCGCGGGCAATCCGACGGTCAACGATTACGGCGAGAAGAATCTCCCCGGCGGCGAGGTGTTCACCGCGCCGATCCCGGACAGCGTCGAGGGCGAGGTACTGTTCGATAAGCCGCTGATGGCACAGGGTCGAGAGATTACGGGCGTCTACCTCGAGTTCGAGGACGGCGAAGTCGTCGATCACGCCGCCGAGAAAAACGAGGACGTGCTCTCGACCGTCCTCGAGACCGACGACGGCGCGCGTCGCATCGGCGAACTCGGCATCGGGATGAACCGGGACATCACCGCGTTCACGTACAACATGCTGTTCGACGAGAAGATGGGCGATACCGTCCACCTGGCGATCGGTCGCGCCTACGAGGAGACCGTCGGCGAGGACAACGAGGGCAACGACAGCGCCGTCCACATGGACATGATCGTCGACATGAGCGAGGATTCGTTCATCGAGGTCGACGGGGAAGTCGTCCAGCGCGACGGCACGTTCCGGTTCGAGGACGGCTTCGAGGCGTAA